A portion of the Bdellovibrio bacteriovorus genome contains these proteins:
- a CDS encoding DUF1700 domain-containing protein: MNKLEFLKLLKLELETNGVHNVQDILADYEEHFAHGLNKGKSEEEISKSLGSPLTLAKAYKTESMIREIKSSDKSFDIKLALHVVLRLLVLAPFNFIVLFIPGIIILSFLATGWGVSIAFGGVSLGILGFLPQAASLPLNAWGWVAAISMSLSFLGMAIMGLMGMFLISKYILLSLISYLQWNIKFVLEK; this comes from the coding sequence ATGAACAAGTTAGAATTTTTAAAACTTCTAAAATTGGAACTTGAAACAAACGGCGTTCACAACGTTCAAGACATTCTTGCCGATTACGAAGAACATTTCGCCCACGGTCTTAACAAAGGCAAAAGCGAAGAAGAAATCAGCAAAAGCCTGGGCTCTCCCCTGACATTGGCCAAAGCCTACAAAACTGAATCGATGATTCGGGAGATTAAAAGCAGTGATAAAAGTTTTGATATCAAGCTAGCTCTGCACGTAGTTTTACGCTTGTTAGTATTAGCTCCTTTTAATTTCATAGTCCTGTTTATTCCCGGAATTATTATCCTCAGCTTTTTAGCAACGGGCTGGGGTGTCAGCATCGCCTTTGGCGGTGTCAGCCTGGGGATTTTAGGATTCTTACCCCAAGCCGCATCCCTCCCGTTAAACGCTTGGGGTTGGGTGGCCGCGATCTCAATGAGCCTGAGCTTTCTTGGAATGGCCATCATGGGATTAATGGGCATGTTCCTGATTTCAAAATATATCTTATTAAGTTTGATCAGTTACCTGCAATGGAACATCAAGTTCGTCTTAGAAAAATAG